A part of Eriocheir sinensis breed Jianghai 21 chromosome 51, ASM2467909v1, whole genome shotgun sequence genomic DNA contains:
- the LOC126982463 gene encoding 60S ribosomal protein L3-like: MSHRKFSAPRHGSMAFYPKKRSSRHRPKVKAFPRDDRTKPVHLTAFLGYKAGMTHVVRVADKPGSKINRKEVVEGVTILETPPMICVGVVGYINTPRGMRAFKTVWAEHLSEECKRRFYKNWHKSKKKAFTNASQKWQDQVGKKVIEKDLAKMKKYCSAVRIIAHTQIKILKKRQKKAHIMEIQLNGGTIADKIDWAVSHFEKQVPVANVFNQDEMVDVIGVTKGKGVKGVTSRWHTKKLPRKTHKGLRKVACIGAWHPSRVQFTVARAGQKGYHHRTEMNKKIYRIGQGVHTKDGKVVKNNASTEYDFTEKTITPMGGFPHYGEVNQDFVMIKGCCAGPKKRVVCLRKSMLVQTKRVALEKIDLHFIDTSSKMGHGRFQTSAEKSAFMGPLKKDKKKLLQQ, translated from the exons ATG tctCACCGAAAGTTTAGTGCCCCCCGCCATGGGTCTATGGCATTCTACCCCAAGAAGCGGTCAAGTCGCCACCGCCCAAAGGTGAAGGCATTCCCCAGGGATGACCGCACCAAACCTGTCCATCTTACTGCCTTCCTTGGCTACAAGGCTGGCATGACTCATGTTGTGCGTGTGGCCGACAAACCAGGATCGA aaATTAACCGGAAGGAGGTTGTTGAAGGAGTTACCATCTTGGAGACTCCACCTATGATATGTGTTGGTGTGGTGGGATACATCAATACTCCAAGAGGGATGCGTGCCTTTAAGACCGTCTGGGCCGAGCATCTTTCTGAAGAATGCAAGAGGCGTTTCTATAAGAACTG GCACAAGTCAAAGAAGAAGGCCTTTACTAATGCCTCCCAGAAGTGGCAGGACCAAGTCGGCAAGAAAGTAATTGAGAAGGATCTTGCCAAGATGAAGAAATACTGTAGTGCCGTTCGCATTATTGCCCATACCCAG ATCAAAATCTTgaagaagaggcaaaagaagGCTCACATCATGGAGATTCAGCTCAATGGTGGAACCATTGCTGACAAGATTGATTGGGCAGTTTCCCACTTTGAAAAGCAAGTCCCTGTGGCAAATGTCTTCAATCAAGATGAGATGGTGGATGTTATTGGCGTCACAAAGGGAAAAGGTGTCAAAG GGGTAACCTCCCGTTGGCACACTAAGAAGCTGCCTCGTAAGACTCACAAGGGTCTGCGTAAGGTGGCCTGCATTGGTGCGTGGCATCCGAGCCGTGTGCAGTTTACTGTGGCACGAGCTGGACAGAAGGGTTACCACCACCGGACTGAGATGAACAAGAAGATCTATCGCATTGGACAGGGTGTCCATACCAAGGATGGAAAG GTGGTGAAAAATAATGCTTCTACAGAGTATGACTTCACTGAGAAGACCATTACCCCCATGGGTGGCTTTCCTCATTATGGTGAGGTAAACCAGGACTTTGTCATGATCAAGGGCTGCTGTGCTGGACCCAAGAAGAGGGTCGTTTGTCTCAGGAAG TCCATGTTGGTCCAGACGAAGCGTGTTGCCCTTGAAAAGATTGACCTGCACTTCATCGACACCAGCAGCAAGATGGGTCATGGTCGCTTCCAGACCAGTGCTGAGAAGTCTGCCTTCATGGGTCCCCTcaaaaaggacaagaagaagctgctccaacaataa